A portion of the Sphingobacterium spiritivorum genome contains these proteins:
- a CDS encoding Pycsar system effector family protein, with translation MEYDLILQKVQAYVSDFIKQHKIAELCFHNDSHTSEVVNATTEIAHHYALNKEDLFIVLCAAYFHDLGYFHGGAKQHEGRGAQLARTFLEEQGIDKHIQDQVVGCIMATRMPQQPTNLLEQILCDADLFHLGGENFETRNKLMRKEAETVGGKKIGKEEWRKQTIALMQQHHYHTDYAKEKLNKKKEKNLKTLMDKENKEGKELMEDTYSKKNEERQKKPERGIETMFRITSSNNQRLSDMADNKANILLTVNSIILSMVIAVLLRKLDSNEHLVIPTIMLLSFSVSTMVVAILSTIPKVPPGVFTQEEINKKTVNLLFFGNFYKMKLEEYKEGMNRVMDDSEFLYGMLTKDVYAQGVVLGRKYKLLRIAYAIFMLGLILSSISFLISVSI, from the coding sequence ATGGAATACGACCTGATCCTCCAAAAAGTGCAAGCCTATGTTTCAGACTTTATAAAGCAACATAAAATTGCCGAGCTATGCTTTCATAATGATTCACATACTTCAGAAGTGGTCAATGCGACTACTGAGATCGCCCATCACTATGCGCTTAATAAAGAAGATCTGTTTATTGTCTTATGCGCTGCTTATTTCCATGACCTGGGCTATTTCCATGGCGGAGCCAAGCAACATGAAGGAAGGGGAGCGCAACTCGCCCGGACATTTCTTGAAGAACAAGGTATAGATAAGCATATTCAGGATCAGGTAGTAGGTTGCATTATGGCTACCCGGATGCCGCAGCAACCCACTAATTTATTAGAGCAGATATTATGTGATGCAGATCTGTTTCATTTAGGAGGGGAGAATTTCGAGACCCGCAATAAACTTATGCGTAAAGAAGCAGAAACAGTGGGAGGGAAGAAGATCGGTAAAGAGGAATGGAGAAAGCAAACAATCGCACTTATGCAGCAGCATCACTATCATACAGATTATGCAAAAGAAAAACTGAATAAGAAAAAAGAGAAAAATCTGAAAACCTTAATGGATAAAGAGAACAAGGAGGGGAAGGAGCTGATGGAGGATACTTACTCTAAAAAGAATGAGGAACGGCAAAAGAAACCCGAGCGCGGGATAGAAACTATGTTTCGGATTACCTCATCCAACAATCAGCGTTTAAGTGATATGGCCGATAATAAAGCGAATATTCTATTAACGGTTAATTCGATTATTCTCTCTATGGTCATAGCGGTACTGTTGAGAAAGCTGGATAGCAACGAGCATCTGGTTATTCCTACTATTATGCTATTATCTTTCAGTGTATCCACAATGGTAGTCGCGATATTGTCCACTATTCCGAAGGTGCCACCGGGAGTATTCACACAGGAAGAGATTAATAAAAAAACAGTAAACCTCTTGTTTTTCGGCAATTTTTATAAAATGAAACTGGAGGAATATAAGGAAGGAATGAACAGGGTGATGGATGACAGCGAGTTCCTGTATGGGATGCTGACAAAGGATGTGTATGCACAGGGAGTTGTTTTAGGAAGAAAATACAAACTACTGCGTATTGCATATGCTATATTTATGCTTGGTTTGATTCTTTCTTCTATATCCTTTTTGATTTCCGTAAGTATATAA
- a CDS encoding SdiA-regulated domain-containing protein, which yields MNRSVFILSLALSLSSYAFQACSQKANNTKTKDTASAPSTAATTLPYQLDQGALTELPEELQEISGITFLPDNKEWIYAIQDEKGLLYSYNLINKQLSSVPFEKDGDYEDLAVSNSHFIILKSNGTLYTFPITEKNNIQQVKTFKDLLPKGEYEGLATDPARGLVFALCKSCSADKKKAQTSGYIFKINERGDLEANGGFTLNIEQLKQVDHSFSNTFKPSALTKRVSTNEWYILSSVDKVLVITDDKWNVKSVSPLSRKQHAQPEGIAFDADDNLYISNEAGNKDKAILYKFELLK from the coding sequence ATGAATCGCTCCGTCTTCATATTATCCCTGGCTCTATCTTTAAGTTCATATGCTTTTCAGGCCTGCTCTCAGAAAGCCAACAATACGAAAACAAAAGATACAGCATCTGCCCCATCAACGGCCGCTACAACTCTTCCTTACCAACTTGATCAGGGAGCGCTAACGGAATTGCCAGAAGAATTGCAGGAAATTTCGGGAATTACTTTCTTACCTGATAATAAAGAATGGATTTATGCCATTCAGGATGAAAAGGGTTTATTGTACTCTTATAATCTTATAAACAAACAGCTCTCTTCTGTCCCTTTCGAAAAAGATGGTGATTATGAAGATTTAGCGGTCAGCAACAGTCATTTTATTATTCTAAAGAGTAATGGTACGTTATATACTTTTCCCATTACTGAGAAAAACAATATACAGCAGGTCAAAACCTTCAAGGACCTATTACCAAAGGGAGAATATGAAGGTCTGGCCACTGACCCTGCCCGTGGGTTGGTGTTTGCGCTGTGCAAATCCTGTTCCGCAGACAAAAAGAAAGCGCAGACTTCCGGTTATATCTTCAAAATAAATGAACGCGGAGATTTGGAAGCGAACGGAGGATTCACGTTGAATATTGAGCAGTTAAAACAAGTTGACCATAGTTTCTCTAACACCTTCAAACCTTCTGCTCTGACAAAACGTGTGTCAACAAATGAATGGTATATTCTTTCATCAGTAGATAAAGTGTTGGTCATCACAGATGACAAATGGAATGTAAAGTCTGTTTCTCCCTTAAGCCGCAAACAGCATGCACAGCCGGAAGGGATTGCTTTTGATGCCGATGACAACCTGTATATCAGCAATGAGGCCGGCAATAAAGATAAAGCGATATTATATAAATTTGAACTGCTTAAATAA